One Thioclava electrotropha DNA segment encodes these proteins:
- a CDS encoding autotransporter assembly complex protein TamA, with translation MGPKTIRVFHLSVAALAILATPALAYSLKFNTPGASDDLRNTIKGASLLVQSADDDSKDAQDVLSEARADYNRIVSALFAEGRYSGTVSIKLDGREAATIPPLDAPSTVNNVTVTVTPGPEFTFSRADIAPVAPKTDLPEGYKVGAVAKSGVIVDAASAATTGWRDAGHAKAEVSYQNIVADHRANQLASDVRLAPGPLVTFGRLETSGNKRLRTKRLREIAGFPTGEVYDPKKLDQVQSRLQRTGIFSSVAITEAKTLNPDDSLDVNLAVVEQKKRKIGLGAELSSSDGLGLNGYWLHRNLFGGGERFRVDAGISGIGGATGGTDYSIGARIDRPATFNPETSAYITTEISQKNEEDYTENAFDIGFGLTRIFNDKLTGDVSINYGWSKVTDDSGQTYFRQVYLPTKLTWDDRDNKLDPTKGYFIQAGVTPFVGIGGDTGTGAQVTGDLRAYRGFGQNDRFVLAGRVQLGGVYGSDLEETPRDYLFYSGGGGTVRGQPYQSLGVEVLDGGTLKTGGTEFVGFQGEARIGITDKIGAVAFYDYGYIAGGGDSGSQAGAGLGLRYKTGIGPIRLDVGFPVSGGTGSGAQLYIGIGQAF, from the coding sequence ATGGGACCGAAGACCATCCGAGTTTTTCATTTGAGCGTGGCGGCGCTTGCGATCCTCGCGACCCCGGCACTCGCATATTCGTTAAAGTTTAATACTCCCGGCGCGTCGGACGATCTGCGCAATACGATCAAGGGCGCGTCGCTTCTGGTGCAATCCGCAGATGACGACAGCAAGGACGCGCAGGACGTGCTCTCCGAGGCGCGCGCCGACTATAACCGCATCGTTTCGGCGCTGTTCGCCGAGGGGCGGTATTCCGGCACCGTGTCGATCAAGCTCGACGGGCGCGAGGCCGCCACGATTCCGCCGCTCGATGCGCCTTCCACGGTGAACAACGTCACCGTGACCGTGACGCCGGGCCCCGAGTTTACCTTCTCGCGCGCCGATATCGCGCCGGTCGCGCCGAAAACCGATCTGCCCGAGGGTTACAAGGTCGGTGCGGTCGCGAAATCGGGCGTGATCGTCGACGCCGCAAGCGCGGCGACGACCGGCTGGCGCGATGCGGGCCACGCCAAGGCCGAAGTCTCCTATCAGAACATCGTCGCGGATCACCGCGCCAATCAGCTGGCTTCCGACGTGCGTCTGGCACCGGGGCCGCTCGTGACCTTCGGACGGCTCGAGACTTCGGGAAACAAGCGCCTGCGCACGAAGCGCCTGCGCGAGATCGCGGGTTTCCCCACCGGCGAGGTCTATGATCCGAAGAAGCTCGATCAGGTTCAGTCGCGGCTGCAGCGCACCGGGATTTTCTCCTCCGTGGCGATCACCGAGGCAAAGACGCTCAACCCTGATGACAGCCTCGATGTGAACCTCGCCGTGGTCGAGCAGAAGAAACGCAAGATCGGCCTCGGCGCGGAACTCAGCTCCAGCGACGGGCTTGGCCTCAACGGCTACTGGCTGCACCGCAACCTCTTCGGCGGCGGCGAACGCTTCCGCGTGGATGCGGGCATTTCCGGGATCGGCGGCGCGACGGGCGGCACGGATTACTCGATCGGCGCGCGGATCGACCGCCCCGCGACCTTCAACCCGGAAACCAGCGCCTATATCACCACCGAGATCAGCCAGAAGAACGAAGAGGATTACACCGAGAACGCCTTCGATATCGGCTTCGGTCTGACGCGGATCTTCAACGACAAGCTGACCGGCGACGTCTCGATCAATTATGGCTGGTCCAAGGTGACCGACGACTCGGGGCAAACCTATTTCCGGCAGGTCTATCTGCCGACGAAACTCACCTGGGACGATCGCGACAACAAGCTCGATCCGACCAAGGGCTATTTCATTCAGGCGGGCGTGACGCCCTTCGTGGGGATCGGCGGCGATACCGGCACCGGGGCTCAGGTCACGGGCGATCTGCGGGCCTATCGGGGCTTCGGACAGAACGACCGCTTCGTGCTCGCGGGCCGAGTGCAGCTTGGCGGGGTCTATGGCTCCGATCTCGAGGAAACCCCGCGGGACTACCTGTTCTATTCGGGCGGCGGCGGCACCGTGCGCGGCCAGCCCTATCAGTCGCTTGGCGTCGAAGTGCTCGACGGCGGCACGCTGAAAACCGGCGGCACCGAATTCGTGGGTTTCCAGGGCGAAGCGCGCATCGGCATCACCGACAAGATCGGCGCGGTCGCCTTCTACGACTACGGCTATATCGCGGGCGGCGGCGACTCGGGCTCGCAGGCAGGCGCGGGCCTCGGCCTGCGCTACAAGACGGGCATCGGCCCGATCCGCCTCGACGTCGGCTTCCCGGTCTCGGGCGGCACCGGATCGGGGGCGCAACTCTATATCGGTATCGGGCAGGCCTTCTGA
- a CDS encoding isopentenyl-diphosphate Delta-isomerase, protein MMGQIQAWIEGTLAPVDVMDAHREGIRHRAVSIFVMDGEKLLLQKRSENCLQSPGLWSNTCCSHPDWGERPETCALRRLREELGIEGLYPAHADRIEYRMDVGDGLIEHEVTDIYIAYAQRGLSVNPDPELVSETRWIGLYDLGAEVRRYPDRFSRWLRFYMQEHISRILPALIC, encoded by the coding sequence ATCATGGGCCAGATACAGGCATGGATCGAGGGCACGCTCGCCCCTGTCGATGTGATGGATGCGCATCGCGAAGGGATCCGCCACCGGGCGGTTTCCATTTTCGTCATGGATGGCGAAAAGCTCCTTTTGCAGAAGCGTTCGGAAAACTGCCTGCAATCTCCCGGTCTCTGGTCGAATACCTGCTGCAGTCACCCTGATTGGGGGGAGCGCCCCGAGACCTGTGCGCTGCGGCGGCTGCGCGAGGAACTGGGCATCGAGGGGCTCTATCCTGCCCATGCCGACCGTATCGAATACCGGATGGATGTCGGCGACGGGCTGATCGAGCATGAAGTAACCGACATCTACATCGCCTATGCGCAGCGCGGCCTTTCCGTGAATCCCGATCCCGAGCTGGTCTCGGAGACTCGCTGGATCGGTCTTTACGACCTCGGTGCCGAGGTGCGGCGCTATCCCGATCGGTTCTCGCGCTGGCTGCGGTTTTACATGCAGGAGCATATCTCCCGCATCCTGCCCGCCCTGATCTGCTGA
- the secB gene encoding protein-export chaperone SecB — translation MTDEANGETNGAADPQQEQQGLRMNILAQFTRDMSFENNVATKGVQTSDIQPEMQVQVSLDAKKRNAEHQYEVITKFKITANNKSDGATLYLLELDYGGIFHVEGVPEDQLHPFLLIECPRQLFPFVRRIVSDVTRDGGFPPFNLEIVDFVALYRNELARRQQTEAPTTV, via the coding sequence ATGACTGACGAAGCAAATGGCGAGACCAACGGCGCCGCGGATCCGCAGCAAGAGCAACAAGGGCTGCGTATGAACATCCTCGCGCAATTCACGCGCGACATGTCCTTCGAGAACAATGTCGCCACGAAAGGCGTGCAGACCAGCGACATCCAGCCCGAGATGCAGGTGCAGGTGTCGCTCGACGCCAAGAAGCGCAACGCCGAGCACCAGTACGAGGTGATCACCAAGTTCAAGATCACCGCGAACAACAAGTCGGACGGCGCGACGCTCTACCTGCTCGAGCTCGATTACGGCGGCATCTTCCACGTCGAAGGCGTGCCGGAAGATCAGCTTCATCCCTTCCTGCTGATCGAATGCCCGCGCCAGCTGTTCCCCTTCGTGCGCCGCATCGTTTCGGATGTGACCCGCGACGGTGGCTTCCCGCCCTTCAACCTCGAGATCGTCGATTTCGTCGCGCTGTATCGCAACGAACTGGCGCGCCGTCAGCAGACCGAGGCGCCCACGACGGTCTGA
- a CDS encoding FxsA family protein, with amino-acid sequence MWIFLAFLAVPLIEIGLFIQVGGLIGLWPTLGIVLLTAIVGTSLVRREGARALNDLRSSLNELSDPSRPLAHGAMILVAGVLLLTPGFFTDTVGILLLIPGIRDWVMKAAASRVKVQRFEMGGAYRTTTQYDPRREPPNRPRDPEILDAEEVEEMTHRDDPNGKPPGGPSGWTRH; translated from the coding sequence ATGTGGATCTTTCTGGCCTTTCTGGCCGTGCCGCTGATCGAGATCGGTCTGTTCATTCAAGTGGGCGGGCTCATCGGCCTGTGGCCGACGCTGGGGATCGTGTTGCTGACCGCGATCGTCGGCACGTCGCTGGTACGCCGGGAAGGGGCGCGTGCGCTCAACGATCTGCGCAGCTCTCTCAATGAATTGAGCGACCCGTCGCGCCCGCTGGCGCATGGCGCGATGATCCTCGTGGCCGGGGTGCTGCTGCTGACGCCGGGCTTCTTTACCGACACGGTCGGGATCCTGCTGCTGATCCCCGGGATTCGCGACTGGGTGATGAAAGCCGCGGCGAGCCGGGTGAAGGTGCAGCGATTCGAGATGGGCGGCGCGTACCGGACGACGACCCAATACGATCCGCGCCGCGAACCTCCGAACCGTCCACGCGATCCGGAGATCCTCGACGCCGAAGAGGTCGAAGAGATGACCCATCGCGACGATCCGAACGGCAAGCCTCCCGGCGGGCCGTCCGGCTGGACGCGTCATTGA
- a CDS encoding Tim44/TimA family putative adaptor protein, translating into MSGAVIQLIVLAAIAIFLIFKLKSVLGTREGYEKPIAPETPDAPAPKRDFDVIEGGPDHDIIDNVPEGSTAAVALAAMKRVEPSFSVSEFLQGARGAYEMILMAFETGDLEKVRPFLSAEVYEAFEGAVEARKEKGLDVQAEFLGLRELVLSNADFDHSTKEAEVTVRFGAEIISVARDAAGEVVEGDPKSPRKQRDIWTFARTMGANDPNWQLVATGG; encoded by the coding sequence ATGTCCGGTGCCGTCATTCAGCTTATCGTCCTCGCGGCGATTGCGATCTTCCTGATTTTCAAGCTGAAAAGCGTGCTCGGGACCCGTGAGGGCTATGAAAAGCCGATCGCGCCCGAAACGCCGGACGCCCCGGCGCCGAAGCGCGATTTCGACGTGATCGAAGGCGGTCCCGATCACGATATCATCGACAATGTGCCCGAGGGCTCGACCGCCGCCGTAGCGCTTGCCGCGATGAAACGCGTCGAGCCGAGCTTCTCGGTGTCGGAATTCCTGCAAGGCGCGCGCGGCGCTTATGAGATGATCCTGATGGCTTTCGAGACCGGCGATCTGGAAAAGGTGCGCCCCTTCCTGTCGGCCGAGGTCTACGAGGCCTTCGAGGGCGCTGTGGAAGCGCGCAAGGAGAAGGGTCTCGACGTTCAGGCGGAATTCCTCGGCCTGCGCGAGCTGGTGCTGAGCAATGCCGATTTCGACCACTCCACGAAGGAAGCCGAAGTGACCGTGCGCTTCGGGGCCGAGATCATCTCGGTCGCGCGCGATGCCGCCGGAGAGGTGGTCGAGGGCGATCCCAAGTCGCCGCGCAAGCAGCGTGATATCTGGACCTTCGCCCGCACGATGGGTGCGAATGACCCGAACTGGCAGCTCGTCGCCACGGGCGGCTGA
- the mltA gene encoding murein transglycosylase A, whose product MALSFADIPGWTRDDHAAAWAAFCVTADLYGMDTAGLDDARTAFETYFAPYEIAPEGAAHFTGYYEPELPGARKKSDRFTWPLYAKPGEIGSNSPWYTRAEIAAGDLLAGHELIWLESPIEAYLAQVQGSLRVRFEDGGSLRLGFDGKNGHPYRSIGKELIARGAAPPEEMTPEFIRRWAAENPDQLQGLLDHNPSFVFFRVLDIPGDTGPLGAMGRPVSAGRSLAVDPEVVPLGSPVWIDCPGFGQRLMVAQDVGSAIKGAGRGDLFIGTGMDAGRIAGAINAKGRMIGLRRRA is encoded by the coding sequence GTGGCGCTGTCCTTCGCCGATATTCCCGGCTGGACCCGGGACGATCACGCCGCCGCTTGGGCGGCGTTTTGCGTTACGGCCGATCTCTATGGGATGGACACCGCCGGGCTGGACGATGCCAGAACCGCCTTCGAAACCTATTTCGCCCCCTATGAAATCGCCCCCGAGGGGGCTGCGCATTTCACCGGATATTACGAACCCGAACTGCCCGGCGCGCGGAAGAAATCCGACCGCTTCACCTGGCCGCTTTATGCGAAACCGGGTGAAATAGGGTCTAATTCGCCGTGGTATACCCGCGCCGAGATCGCGGCGGGCGATCTACTGGCGGGGCACGAACTGATTTGGCTGGAGAGCCCGATCGAGGCCTATCTCGCGCAGGTGCAAGGCTCGCTGCGGGTGCGGTTTGAAGATGGCGGCAGCCTGCGGCTGGGGTTCGACGGCAAGAACGGGCATCCCTACCGCTCGATCGGCAAGGAGCTGATCGCGCGCGGCGCAGCCCCGCCCGAGGAGATGACGCCCGAGTTCATCCGACGCTGGGCCGCCGAGAACCCCGATCAGCTGCAAGGACTGCTCGATCACAACCCCTCTTTCGTATTCTTCCGGGTGCTGGATATCCCGGGCGACACCGGCCCCCTGGGCGCGATGGGGCGTCCGGTGAGCGCGGGACGCAGCCTCGCCGTAGACCCCGAGGTCGTGCCGCTGGGCAGCCCGGTCTGGATCGACTGTCCGGGCTTTGGACAGCGGCTGATGGTGGCGCAGGACGTTGGCTCTGCGATCAAGGGCGCGGGGCGCGGCGATCTCTTCATCGGCACCGGCATGGACGCCGGGCGCATCGCGGGCGCGATCAACGCCAAGGGCCGGATGATCGGCTTGCGGAGGCGCGCATGA
- a CDS encoding Smr/MutS family protein yields MSRKRKLSPEERALWDRVASTTENYRPKKADPAELESFLTPKPKPKARAEGLRSFEMGQHAKPSPGRHDLAPEPGEHLARQPVTMDRKAHKAMTRGKLKPEGVLDLHGLTLTEAHPELIRFILNSQSHGKRLVLVITGKGKRGDDDGPIPRRVGVLRHQVPHWLRMMPLAPAVMQINEAHLKHGGAGAYYVYLRRIR; encoded by the coding sequence ATGAGCCGCAAACGCAAACTCAGCCCCGAGGAACGCGCGCTGTGGGATCGCGTGGCGTCGACGACGGAGAACTACCGCCCGAAAAAGGCCGATCCCGCCGAATTAGAGTCTTTTCTGACGCCGAAACCCAAGCCGAAAGCGAGGGCCGAGGGGCTGCGCAGTTTCGAGATGGGTCAGCACGCGAAACCCTCGCCGGGCCGTCACGACCTTGCCCCGGAGCCGGGCGAGCATCTCGCACGTCAGCCCGTCACGATGGACCGCAAGGCGCATAAGGCGATGACGCGCGGCAAGCTGAAGCCCGAAGGCGTGCTCGATCTGCACGGGCTGACATTGACCGAAGCTCATCCCGAACTAATCCGCTTCATCCTGAATTCGCAAAGCCACGGCAAGCGGCTGGTGCTTGTGATCACAGGCAAGGGCAAGCGCGGCGACGATGACGGCCCGATCCCGCGGCGGGTGGGGGTGTTACGCCATCAGGTGCCGCACTGGTTGCGGATGATGCCGCTCGCGCCCGCCGTCATGCAGATCAACGAAGCACATCTGAAACATGGTGGCGCGGGCGCCTACTACGTCTATCTGCGCCGGATTCGCTAA
- a CDS encoding alpha/beta hydrolase: protein MARFLIVILMLSLAACAPRGRLAYLDHPVADARSIFVGSTRAPDPQTGQPFGTARSQQLRLARFDVATPPDREVAEIAYPMTDTLPVDPDKQFLVSQSEIDMKRPAFQSELRTALRKHDGQAVLFVHGFNNSFAEGLYRMAQMGADFDLPGVLVHYSWPSRANVLGYAYDRDSVLFARDGLERLIDDLNAAGAKRILIVGHSLGAELVMEVLRQEAITRKQGRFSTISGVVLISPDIAVDVFKTQADAIGALPQPFIIFTSAKDRALQLSARLSGKRDRLGNLEDVSSIAHYKVTLINVSAFNTGDGHFNVVTSPALIRLLDSAQKVAEVLEVEQFGRTGLGDAVVLTVENTTQIILAPISGG from the coding sequence ATGGCGCGGTTTCTGATCGTAATCTTGATGCTGAGCTTGGCCGCCTGCGCACCGCGTGGGCGGCTTGCCTATCTCGATCACCCGGTCGCCGATGCGCGCTCGATTTTTGTGGGCTCGACCCGGGCGCCCGATCCGCAGACCGGGCAACCCTTCGGCACCGCGCGCAGCCAGCAGCTGCGGCTCGCACGTTTCGACGTCGCGACGCCCCCGGACCGCGAGGTGGCCGAGATCGCCTATCCGATGACCGACACCTTGCCGGTCGACCCGGACAAGCAGTTCCTCGTCTCGCAATCCGAGATCGACATGAAGCGCCCTGCGTTCCAGTCGGAGCTGCGCACGGCGCTGCGCAAACATGACGGGCAGGCGGTGCTGTTCGTCCACGGCTTCAACAACTCCTTCGCCGAGGGCCTCTATCGGATGGCGCAGATGGGCGCGGATTTCGATCTGCCCGGCGTGCTGGTGCATTATTCCTGGCCGTCGCGGGCGAATGTGCTGGGCTATGCCTATGACCGGGATTCGGTGCTGTTCGCGCGCGACGGGCTGGAGAGATTGATCGACGATCTGAACGCGGCGGGGGCGAAACGCATCCTGATCGTGGGGCATTCGCTGGGCGCGGAACTGGTGATGGAGGTGCTGCGTCAGGAGGCGATTACGCGCAAACAGGGTCGATTTTCGACGATTTCCGGGGTGGTCCTGATCTCGCCGGACATTGCGGTGGATGTGTTCAAGACGCAGGCCGACGCGATCGGTGCGTTGCCGCAGCCGTTCATTATCTTCACCTCCGCGAAGGATCGCGCGCTCCAGCTATCGGCGCGGCTGTCGGGCAAGCGCGACCGGCTGGGCAATCTGGAAGACGTCTCAAGTATCGCGCATTACAAGGTGACGCTGATCAACGTCTCGGCCTTCAACACAGGCGACGGGCATTTCAACGTCGTCACCTCGCCTGCGCTGATCCGGCTGCTCGACAGCGCGCAGAAAGTGGCCGAGGTGCTCGAGGTCGAGCAGTTCGGGCGCACGGGGCTGGGCGATGCGGTGGTGCTGACGGTCGAGAATACGACGCAGATCATCCTCGCGCCGATCTCGGGCGGTTAG
- the hslU gene encoding ATP-dependent protease ATPase subunit HslU produces the protein MTDLTPREIVSELDRFIIGQKDAKRAVAVALRNRWRRQQLPDDLREEVYPKNILMIGPTGVGKTEISRRLAKLARAPFLKVEATKFTEVGYVGRDVEQIIRDLADVAMVQTRDYMREEVKAKAHQAAEDRVIAALAGTDARESTREMFRKKLRDGELDDKIIELDVADQSGGMPLGMMGGQPGMEQQMQGLQDLFKAFGGNRTTRRKMTVSESYETLISEEADKLLDDETVKTAALEAVQHSGMVFIDEIDKVTARSDARGADVSREGVQRDLLPLIEGTTVSTKLGPVKTDHILFIASGAFHIAKPSDLLPELQGRLPIRVELQALTEQDFTRILSETDNALTRQYQALMKTEEVEVAFTEDGIAALARIAAEVNQSVENIGARRLYTVMERVFEELSFTAPDRGGQSVTVDAEFVENELGDLTRDTDLSRYVL, from the coding sequence ATGACCGATCTGACCCCCCGCGAAATCGTCTCGGAACTCGACCGTTTCATCATCGGCCAGAAGGACGCCAAGCGCGCCGTCGCCGTTGCGCTGCGCAACCGCTGGCGCCGTCAGCAACTGCCCGACGATCTGCGCGAAGAGGTCTATCCGAAGAACATCCTGATGATCGGCCCGACCGGCGTCGGCAAGACCGAGATCTCGCGCCGTCTGGCGAAACTGGCCCGCGCGCCTTTCCTGAAGGTCGAGGCCACGAAGTTCACCGAAGTGGGCTATGTCGGCCGTGACGTGGAGCAGATCATCCGCGATCTGGCCGATGTCGCGATGGTGCAGACCCGCGACTACATGCGCGAAGAGGTGAAGGCGAAGGCGCATCAGGCCGCCGAGGATCGCGTGATCGCCGCGCTCGCCGGCACCGATGCGCGCGAAAGCACCCGCGAGATGTTCCGCAAGAAGCTGCGCGATGGAGAGCTCGACGACAAGATCATCGAGCTGGACGTGGCCGATCAGTCCGGCGGCATGCCGCTCGGGATGATGGGCGGTCAGCCGGGCATGGAACAGCAGATGCAGGGTCTTCAGGACCTGTTCAAAGCCTTCGGCGGCAACCGCACCACGCGGCGCAAGATGACCGTCTCGGAGAGCTACGAGACGCTGATCTCGGAAGAGGCCGACAAGCTTCTCGACGACGAGACGGTGAAGACCGCAGCCCTCGAGGCCGTGCAGCATTCCGGCATGGTCTTCATCGACGAGATCGACAAGGTCACGGCGCGCTCGGATGCGCGCGGGGCCGATGTCTCGCGCGAAGGCGTGCAGCGCGACCTGCTGCCGCTGATCGAAGGCACGACGGTCTCGACCAAGCTCGGCCCGGTGAAGACCGACCATATCCTCTTTATCGCCTCGGGCGCGTTCCACATCGCGAAACCCTCGGACCTGCTGCCTGAATTGCAGGGCCGTCTGCCGATCCGCGTGGAGTTGCAGGCGCTGACCGAGCAGGACTTCACCCGCATCCTGTCGGAGACCGACAACGCGCTGACCCGCCAATATCAGGCGCTGATGAAGACCGAAGAGGTCGAGGTCGCCTTCACCGAAGACGGCATCGCGGCGCTCGCCCGGATCGCGGCGGAGGTCAATCAATCGGTCGAGAATATCGGTGCGAGAAGGCTCTATACCGTCATGGAACGCGTGTTCGAGGAGCTGTCCTTCACTGCGCCCGACCGTGGCGGACAAAGCGTCACCGTCGATGCGGAATTCGTCGAGAACGAGCTGGGCGATCTGACCCGCGACACCGATCTGAGCCGCTACGTCCTCTAG
- the hslV gene encoding ATP-dependent protease subunit HslV, which produces MAEEKFPGWHGTTIIGIRKGGKVVVAGDGQVSLGQTVIKGSARKVRRLSPGGHDIVAGFAGSTADAFTLLERLEKKLEASPGQLMRGCVELAKDWRMDKYLRNLEAMLIVTDGKDLYVLTGAGDVLEPEHGIAAIGSGGNFALAAARGLMETDLDAEAVARKAMAIASDICVYTNGNLAVESIGG; this is translated from the coding sequence ATGGCCGAAGAGAAATTCCCGGGCTGGCACGGCACGACGATCATCGGCATCCGCAAGGGTGGTAAAGTGGTGGTCGCGGGCGACGGGCAGGTCAGCCTTGGCCAGACCGTCATCAAAGGCTCGGCGCGCAAGGTGCGCCGCCTGAGCCCCGGCGGTCACGACATCGTGGCGGGCTTCGCAGGCTCGACCGCGGATGCGTTCACCCTGCTGGAGCGGCTCGAGAAGAAGCTCGAAGCCTCGCCCGGGCAGCTGATGCGCGGCTGCGTGGAGCTGGCGAAGGATTGGCGCATGGACAAATACCTGCGCAATCTCGAAGCGATGCTGATCGTGACGGATGGCAAGGACCTCTATGTCCTGACCGGCGCGGGCGACGTGCTGGAGCCGGAACACGGCATTGCCGCGATCGGCTCTGGCGGGAATTTCGCCCTCGCCGCGGCGCGCGGGCTGATGGAAACCGATCTCGACGCCGAGGCGGTCGCGCGCAAGGCAATGGCGATCGCGTCGGACATCTGCGTCTACACCAACGGCAACCTGGCGGTGGAGAGCATCGGTGGCTGA
- a CDS encoding UDP-N-acetyl glucosamine 2-epimerase: MSAQHLSIYLDDWILEQVRAGEHNFFKRLIGAVETADWTVSLHRTGPEARAAAPAREGYALYRMEPPTHARALTCRRTYVGAFWHVEAEAERWDWPVAKAAFDAEEVDGDAAAQFFFSTRNRLYPGVKPFDEEDLSFIPLQGRLLDHRSFQSVSPVQMIEEVLARHSGPVVATLHPNEDYTAREIEALEAIAARHPRFRFQSGGSPELLRRCRFVATQNSALALEGFFLRKPAILFGLSDFHHIAGSVPRDGIEAAFAKLRETPPVARYLYWFLQLQSLNAGRPEFEERLRARLRHFGWPI; encoded by the coding sequence ATGAGCGCGCAGCACCTTTCGATCTATCTCGATGACTGGATTCTGGAGCAGGTCCGGGCCGGTGAACACAATTTCTTCAAGCGGCTGATCGGAGCGGTGGAGACGGCGGATTGGACCGTCAGCCTGCATCGGACAGGCCCCGAGGCGCGCGCGGCGGCCCCCGCGCGCGAGGGCTATGCGCTCTACCGGATGGAGCCGCCGACCCATGCGCGGGCGCTGACCTGCCGACGGACCTATGTGGGGGCGTTCTGGCATGTGGAGGCGGAGGCGGAGCGGTGGGATTGGCCGGTCGCGAAGGCAGCGTTCGATGCCGAGGAAGTGGACGGGGACGCCGCCGCGCAATTCTTCTTTTCCACGCGAAATAGGCTCTATCCCGGCGTAAAACCGTTCGATGAGGAGGATCTGTCCTTCATCCCGCTACAGGGACGGCTGCTGGATCACCGCTCGTTTCAGTCGGTGAGCCCGGTGCAGATGATCGAAGAGGTGCTGGCCCGACACTCCGGCCCGGTCGTGGCGACGCTGCACCCCAACGAGGATTACACAGCACGCGAAATAGAGGCGCTGGAGGCAATCGCGGCCCGTCACCCGCGCTTTCGCTTTCAGTCCGGCGGCTCGCCTGAGTTGCTGCGCCGCTGCCGCTTCGTTGCAACGCAAAACAGCGCGCTCGCCCTCGAAGGGTTCTTCCTGCGCAAACCGGCGATCCTGTTCGGCCTGTCGGATTTTCACCACATCGCCGGATCGGTGCCGCGCGACGGGATCGAGGCCGCTTTCGCCAAACTGCGCGAGACCCCGCCGGTGGCGCGATACCTCTACTGGTTCCTGCAGCTGCAATCGCTCAACGCGGGCCGCCCCGAATTCGAAGAGCGGCTTCGCGCGCGGCTGCGCCATTTCGGCTGGCCGATATGA
- the trxA gene encoding thioredoxin: MATVAVTDATFDEEVRKSDVPVVVDFWAEWCGPCRMIGPSLEEIAQEMSGKIKVVKVNVDENPDSPATLGVRGIPALFLFKDGEVVSNKIGAAPKAALQSWINESI, from the coding sequence ATGGCTACCGTTGCTGTTACCGACGCCACTTTCGACGAAGAAGTGCGCAAGTCCGACGTTCCCGTCGTGGTGGATTTCTGGGCTGAATGGTGCGGCCCCTGCCGCATGATCGGCCCGTCGCTCGAAGAGATTGCCCAGGAAATGTCGGGCAAGATCAAGGTCGTGAAAGTGAACGTCGACGAGAACCCCGACAGCCCGGCGACGCTGGGCGTGCGTGGCATCCCCGCCCTGTTCCTGTTCAAGGATGGCGAGGTCGTCTCGAACAAGATCGGCGCAGCCCCGAAAGCGGCGCTGCAAAGCTGGATCAACGAATCGATCTGA